DNA sequence from the Malus sylvestris chromosome 10, drMalSylv7.2, whole genome shotgun sequence genome:
TACGGGGCTTGACGCTTGCCTAGTGTCATATGGTCAAGGAAGTTGGTGACATACTGACAGGGGAGCCGGCAACTAAAGTTCATGTGAAAACGACCGTAACTATAACAATCCTGGGTAACGAAATTTCTTATCGGGTAAGTTCTAACCCGCACAACAAACGTAATGATTATCTCAAAGAGAGACTTGGTGAAATAAACATATCTACGAAAATACGGTTTTATCACACTCAAATTTTTCTGCCTATCGTAAAAATTACACTCCtatatgagctcaatatattAAGAACACGCTCACTTTTCCGGACCAACTGTGGAAAGTCCAAAAGATCGCTTACACCTGTTGCAGATGCAGACTTTATTACGAGaataaaaagttcaaaaaaaaaaaaaaaaaaaagaggaccTATAACAAAAAAGCAGAAACATGTACTGCCTGCCGCTGCCGCTGCCTCACTATTGCAAGCACACGCACCAATCCCACAACTTTCGCTCCCGATCCAACCCTAAACCAATCAAAGCCATGAGAGCCGTCGTCCAGCGCGTCGCCTCCGCCAGCGTCGAGGTCAGTCAGTCCACACTCCCCACATCCACATTCACCCCTAATTTCGATCTGGTATACTGTATATTATTTATTATCCGACGCCTCAACTGCGTAAGATAGCAAATTGCAGGTGGAAGGGCGCATCGTGTCGGAGATTGGGCCGGGCCTCCTCGTCCTCGTCGGCCTCCACGACTCCGATTCCACCTCCGACGCCGACTACATGTCCGTACTCGCTACTAAACTaatttttctctcaatttttatttattttattttattggaaAATTAATTAGTGAAAATTTTTCAGATGCCGGAAGGTCTTGAATATGAGGTTGTTCCCAAATGAAAGCACCGGCAGAGGATGGGACCAAAACGTAATTTCTCCCTTTTTAGCATTACCCTTAACTGAATTAACGGTTCCTAtgctgctttttttttatttactataTTTCTTATTTACGTTTTCAGGTAATGCAGAGAAACTATGAAGTCCTACTTGGTAATTCAGCtaaaagttttattttattttattttagaaacATATAAATTACAATTTTTCAATCGATTATTTTCGAGAGGGCGAGCCTTGACGCAACAGAAAGGTTGCTCCTTTGTGACCTAAAGGTCACGGGTTTGAGTCGTGAAAACAACGTCGTTACAAAATAAGGGTAAGATTACATACAATAGACGTTCTCCCGACCATCGCAAAGCAGGGAGCCTTGTTGGCTTGGTAACGCGGGTTTTAGATTCGAAGTTAAAGTGAAAATTGAGCGATGCTGGACCAAACGGTCATATGTTATCCATATATGTGTACTTGTGAACTCTAATGCTGTAGTGAGAATGTGACAGTGAGTCAGTTTACATTGTACGGAATCTTGAAGGGCAACAAGCCGGATTTTCATGTGGCGATGCCGCCTCAGAAAGCGAAGCCCTTTTATGCTTCTGTGGTTGAGAGCTTCAGAAAATCCTACAAACCAGATGCAGTCAAAGGTGATGTCTTGTAACCCGAAAGTTGTGCTGTAAGTTTGATGTACTGCAAACATTGTCAAATAAACAGCTTGATCTGGCTAAACAGTATTGAAGAACTCTGTTTCCGCTGCATTCCGTTATCTTTGGTTCAGAATTTTCGAGTTTTGGCTCTTTTGCTTTGAATGTGTTCGATTTGTTGatctcttttgtttctttgattggATGTGCAGATGGTGTGTTTGGAGCAATGATGAAGGTTAATTTGGTGAATGACGGACCAGTCACAATGCAGATCGACTCACAGTCCCCCAAGTGAGTGTACTCCCCTGGGATTTCCGGTGTTTTCCATCACCGTGTTTGCATTCGACTGAACTTAATTTTGCTAACAATCATCTCAGGAACTCGAATGATGTGAGCGAAGAACAATCATGATTTCGTCGATTGGCTCAAGTGAAGATTTAGCAATGGACACAGGAATTTGAATATCTGGGATGTAATATTTGACTTTCTTGATTGAAATGTTAATTTTCAGGCAGAATATATGGATCGATACATCAAAAGGTGGCATTCCTATTAATGTTTATACATTCTTGGTTTTCTGTTTGATCTCTGTCGAACGATCTCACTACAATTCTACAGCCTGACACGGATTTATCCTAGAACAAAAGTAGGCGGAAATGAAGGTTTAGGACCGACCATAAAACACAAAGCGCGCGGCACATTCCTTAGTTCTTGTTAAGCTTTCACTGGATGCTGTTTGCAGCTGACCTGAAAAACACGGAAACAAGCAAAGCTCAGATATCGGTTCTTCAGATAAAAAATTACAGTTGCCGTAGGTTAGGATCAGAATCTTTCCCGATAAACAGACGTGTTCAAGATTCAAGTTTAGCCAATACGCGTATAAATACTAGAGCTTTGAATCAGGTTACCTGTAACATACTATGACTCTGCTGATACCATCGTAGCTGCCGTAAATAGTGCTTCCTTTCCAATTGACGAGATCTCCATGCGCCTAAACCATGTTTTGGTAATAATACGaggttaaaagtgaacagtaccgggagtgtttcgttaaaactccctatgtgcgaaggaaataaagaaacaaacaaGTAAAAACCGATTCTGATTCGGAGCTTACTTGTCTGCTGCCTTCATATTTTTGAATGCTGACATTATATTATTTGAACAAGTGAGCCACTCCTTGTTTCTTCATCGGAAGTAGAGGCGTTTCCAACCAGACAGTTCTCACATGGCAGCTACAAATGAGCCTGAAATAGACTTAGAAAGTCTACGAAACTTACGGTTAAAGTGTAAGACATGCTACCATAGTTGACTTAACATCGTAAGTCTCATAGCATAAGATAAAAAGCCAATTGGTGTGTTAATTTATCATAGGATTAAATACGGGTGCGTGGTCGTgcacacatacacatacataGTACGTCTTCTTAGCCATCCAATCGGATATAAATGTATATCGACTCATCCCAGTTGTCCAACTGTCATCCAACTGGGAAACAAGTTTACATCTAAGGCCTTTTCAGACAATTTTGGGTCATTTCGCTTGCATAATGCCCTCTAAACGCCATCGACTGCATTAACACCATGTAATCAATGGCACATAGTGATAGGCAATGTTCGGTAGTCCCACAAGAAAAGACAAGCTATATCTACGTGCTACATACTGTCCATAGACGAACACTTCTGTAACCAATGCACACAGACATATACACAGGCGCACACACAATAAGAATGTTACGGAAGACATCACATCCTTTGAAGAATCAACCAAAACATCGCACTAGAATGAATAAAGAGAATAATCACCTGAAATCCATGTGCTAAAAGCAACCGTACTACTTCTGTCCTAATCTTCTTTATGGTACTTTTTGCGCTGGTGATATTTGAAAAGCACTTCAACGCTCCGTTGAAAGATGCATCATCATCTGGACGACCATTTGACCTATGAGTGCGAATGGAAGGCTACGACATGTAGAATATGATTAAGTGAGGACATTAACAGACAACAGGTAATATAAAAACTAAAAGTAATGCCAGGACAATATAAACGCACTCTGGAAACTTACCTTACCAATAAATTTCCACAAGTACTGAACAACCATCTTAAGCTTCCATTTAGGTTCATCAAAAACCTGCAAATGCAACCTCATAAAATAAACTGGTAGAAGAATAAGACCTAGTGGCCAACTTATCAAAAATTGTTACAAATTAATACTTAAGGTTAGTAATTAATGAGATATAAGACActtaagaaacaaaaagaaattgcTAATGATGCACCAAGTGCATATGAACCCGATTACACTTGAAAACAGAACGGCGGCCACACTATAAGCACCAAGAACAATGTTTCTAAAGCATCAGATTTCAGTAAACAGTTATACAAATGAACTCCCCCTGTCAAAATTTAACAGATGAATGTAACTCCTTAGGTGTGAAGTCAACGGTACTGGCTGTCACCTATGGTAGGGATACAGAAACATAGAAAACCACAAATGGGAGAGGGTGAGGGATAGCCACTAAAACAATTTGAACCTGGAGAAATGGGTCAAGAATCTCTTTATTGTACGTTAGTTCCTCCAAAATCATCTCCAACAGAGGAGTTCTGCACCAAATGTGAAAAGTGTTTTTGCatagaaaaaatattaaaataaaaggtgatatataagcacacagagagagagagagagagagagagagagagtaagtgAGCTAGCAACTATCGTTTAATCAAGAAAACAAACTAGTACCTGATGCTATCAGCTCTGGTAGTAGAACCTTGCGTATCTGCACTCTGCTTGGATACATCAAGCTCCATTATCTGAAAAGTCCAAAATGAGTGACAACTCAGAAATTCATTATACAAAACCTCCATCAAAACATTTCTAAGGGGCTTACAATTACTAGAAACTTCTGCATGGCTATGCAGGTATTCTTTCCTATCTTGCAGCAGCAGTATCAAAACTTTCAGCAGGTTGTGCCACAGAGTTCTCTGAACATATCAGATCATCGGTGAATCCAGCATGGGTTTAATACAGGTTACACATAATGGTCAAGCAATCTTTCATCAAGCTTTTGTGGTTTACTTTCCTTGACACCTTCAAAAGATACTTTTGAGGGTAAGAGTTGTGGTATAAGAATCAATTAATGTATCAGCAATGTGAAACGGGCTCTTCAGTATTCATGGCTTGAAAGAGAGGGAATACCAGAAGCATGTTGAGTAATGACTCTCTCAGAACTACCCAGTGTTTCTGCATACAATAAGGAGCAACTTAAAACTTCCAGAAAGCTAGAggtacataacataacagataAGAAGATATCAATTTACCTTTATAGATACGGGTACGTGGTAGAAAATCCCATTCCAAAACATTAAATAGGTATTGAAACAATAGCATCTTTGCCAAGGACTGCAACAAAAGATCAAATAAGACCAAAAAAAGATGGGCAAATTCGCTTACCCAGGGAAGCAAGACTAAGCAGGTTAAGTAAGTCTATATCATTAAACTACCAAAAACATGAAACtcaatcaaaacccaaaaccacgGATTGAATGAAAGCTCATGAATGATACGGTCATATTATGCTCTCTGATCATTTTATCAGACATATTCAAAGACTATGCGCATGCAAAATCTTCTCTTATACCTTTTCTATGATCTTACTGCAAGTAAACTAACCTTTGTTTCTGATGCTTGGTAGTTTGCTTCACCAGTTGCATCAACAAGTTCTTGTATCAAAAATTGGAAACTCTGCAGTTGGCAAGAGAACACTTCAATCAAGGTGAAATTGCAAGAGATGAGCTTACCAAAACGAAGATAAGATTCCAACGGGagccccaaaacaaaaaatataaaatcaggTGGAAATATCATCAATCACTAGGATCTTAAACATAATAAAGTGAACTAGCTTTTCACACAACAATTATAATTATGAACCAAAAATCTAACCCACATATGAGTCAACTGGTCTCCCGGAGTAGTTAGCAGCTCCCTTTTCGTTACTAGCGATTTCAGAGCTGAAGGCGAATGGAAACCAAGCCTAACAAGCACACAGAAATGGCGTTTAATTGATACAATATGAGTCAGTACAACATATCAAACAGATGGGGAGAAGATAAAACCTTAGTACCTCTTCAACCACGATTAATTCAGGCACGCTACTGGATGATTTTGATTTATCTGCATCAGAAGAATATACTCGAGggaaaccctaaaaaaaatacaGGAAAAGTAAATTTGTATGAAACTTTGCACCATCTGattgtataaaaatataaattgaagACTAACGTTAGCATTGGGCACCTTATCTAAATGGAGAAGATTACAAAAAAAATCCATCTTTTCGGAAAATTTATGCCTATAAACCTATAAACAAGGTAATTTCCTCCAAAGATCCAATATTTTCCCTTCTTTTTGAATTtaaacacagagagagagagagagagtaggtaGGTGGAGTTCCATCTTTCGGTACAATGGAAGCAGCACGAACGGCTTCGAGAAAAGTGATTCCTGTTCACCAATTTCCAAATAAACAAGTAACGATTGAAAAACGCCCAAAAATGTTGGAAGAAACAATACAGATAAAACGGTGCAATTCCCTTTCTAATATAGAACAGAGTTGAAGCAACTGATAGAGGAACCAATTTTAGTTCCCCAACTTCATTTTCTTGACGAATTTTCTCAGCAGCCAAACAGGAAATTATCAACAAAAAGGGAACAGCAGAATTAAGACTTACTATCCTCGTAGGCGTCCTGATTGTCTTTAGCTTCGGAAGAACCGAGGATCGCTAATATGTTCTCTTCGATTCCTCCCACGTTTCTCGTACTGCCGGGCTTCCCCATCTTACCTCTGCCAGAATTTCGAAACCCTAACCTGCATTGGGTTTATGTTCCCGCCAAAAAAATCCAGGCAGACGGAGACGGACTGACGCCGTTTGTGTTTGGAACGAaagagaaatttaaaaaaaaaaaatgaattccGTTGCCGGGACTTGAACCCGGGTCTTTCGGGTGAGAGCCGAATATCCTGACCAACTAGACTACAACGGAGGACTTGGTAGTTCTTTTAAAGAATTAGTTTTAGAATTAAGACAAAGTTTGGATCTTTGGTGCTTTGCTTGTATAGAAACTTTACTTCGTAAAGACTATGTTgttcatgtgtttcatatttttctttctattttaccAACCAAAGTTTAAATTCTTTCTTTTATAGCTAATTTCCCTGAAGACTGATAACCCTTTTTTTTCATGTTCTAATTTAAGACTAGAAAATATAGCCACAAGAGCACTCGAGATCAAGAAATATAGTCATGCTCAAACCTACCTCAAGTGGCTAAAATCTTACAAGTCTACAAATTTGGGTTAATGGTTTAAGTGTTTTTGCAATTCagctatttttcaaattttctgcgTAAAAGAGGAGCAATGGAGGGAGGAGGATAGAAGAAACATCGAGAAAGTAAACTTGAAtgtgaaaataacttaaaaattcttttcttttttttttagtttttctccatatatatttcttctttACCCCCTCTTACTACCATTTTTCCACACCCTTTTTCATCTCATTTATTTTCTCTTGCCTTTatcactataaaaaaaaaaaaaaaaaaaaagccagacGAGCCTTAGTTAAGtttactagccttcatgcacgcgtCATGCGCGTGTATAatgcattttttgaatcacggcgtACTACTCacgacttacacgttttaaatgtatttatatgcgtaaattaataaaagaaaagtcaaatatttgaagtaaataaataatcttagatcatgctagaaaaaactcctcataaaccaattaaagcagctgaattcatgtaataaaatcggtctctattgaatttatattaagaatatagaaaataatatttaataaacaactaattgAGTCATATTATTTTTagcccattgtaaggctaagcccACCTCCCCTCCcacttaatgtagataatatcgtttgttcaaaaaaaaaatcatttgacaactaatttaatcacattattatccacgtacgaaagacttttttttataactggcattacacgcctctcttaagatgttttgaacgtgtttaaaaatagataaaataatatttaatggatatctgattgaatcacattattgctagcctattgtgagattttacttattaaaaaaaactgtacaaaaaaattaattataaaaaaacacggttaaaatgatgaaaataccctTGCCACatttgatgtattattttgggttgcttttgaagtttttttgtttaaggGGCATTTTTGTTAAACTATTTTTGTAAAGCTTGTGACACAAAAAACACTGTTCATTTGGCCCTTGGCTCTATATATAAAGATGATTGATTTAAGCAAGTAAATGACTCCAGCATTCCTCAAAATAAATATCGTGAACTGCGCAGAACACAATATATATGAAAGAAAACTTATGTGTTTTATCTGTCGTTCAAAGGCTCTTTGGTAACTACATTTTCTAGTACATGAGATAAGATAGGAATAATAATACAGTGGAGCAATGGGGGAAGGAGGAGatggaagaaagaaggaaaaatgtAAACTTGAAAGTGAAACAACTTAAacattctttcaattttttggtttttagtttttaagcaTATACATTTCTTATTCACCCGTCCTACTACCAGACGAGCCTCAATTAAGTTAGGTTTATGATCGATTTAAGCACTTAAATAATGCCTGGTCTTTTGAGCTGAGCCATCCTAACTTCCTCCAAGTTGGGTACAAGCAGAACCCAAATCTTTATGATCAATGACAATGATGTTTACCACCTTAAACCGCATtaaaagaaagcaatttctgggcAGAGAAATGATGCGATCGAATAAAGTAATCTGTATATTACTACTTCCTCAAAAAAAGAAATATACGTGCATTACTACCTTCAGCAGCTACAAGATTAATCAATGAGTTTCTTTTGGGTCAAATCAATCAATGAATTATTGAATATTTAAAATTGCACTACCTACTTTCTCTTCAAGCACTAAATATGCTAGCTTTATATATTCTCGATCCGATATCATCGGCCAACACATGCAAGATAAAACCCTACAACGTATATATATCACAATATCAATTGGGTTTCGAGTTCTGGCAGACCCAATTTCTTGACCTTATCTTTAAAGATTTGCCGAAAATTATTGAAGCATTTAATTCTGTCCAGCAATAAAGCTGTATTGTTTCACCGCCAAAGGAGCTTAATTA
Encoded proteins:
- the LOC126587572 gene encoding uncharacterized protein LOC126587572 → MYCLPLPLPHYCKHTHQSHNFRSRSNPKPIKAMRAVVQRVASASVEVEGRIVSEIGPGLLVLVGLHDSDSTSDADYICRKVLNMRLFPNESTGRGWDQNVMQRNYEVLLVSQFTLYGILKGNKPDFHVAMPPQKAKPFYASVVESFRKSYKPDAVKDGVFGAMMKVNLVNDGPVTMQIDSQSPKNSNDVSEEQS